A single Streptomyces sp. Edi2 DNA region contains:
- the dnaG gene encoding DNA primase yields MAGRINDDDVKAVRDAVPIDAVVSEYLQLRNAGGGNLKGLCPFHDEKSPSFHVSPAKGLYHCFGCQEGGDTVDFIMKLDHLSFAETIERLASQAGITLRYEEGGYTPGRQQGERTRLVEAHKAAAQFYVEQLDSPEAEIARKFLAERGFDQAAAQHFGVGYSPAGWDHLTRFLRGRRFSDQELVLAGLAQEGRRGPIDRFRGRLMWPIRDIAGEVVGFGARKLRDDDNGPKYLNTPETPIYRKSHVLYGIDLAKKEIAKTNRAVVVEGYTDVMACHLAGVTTAIATSGTAFGEGHIKILRRLLMDNAGSEVVFTFDGDAAGQKAALRAFEDDQKFAAETSIAITPGGMDPCDLRLAKGDAAVADLVEARTPLFEFALRHVVSRHNLDTTVGRAAALDEAAPIVANIKNSSIQHESAVQLAGMLGILDTQFVVKRVSQLARWARERGRDGGPDQGRQQRRGQPPATEQARPAPGPRGPALNLRSPAHRVERELLKLALQRPDLVSPAFDAYGADEFTAPPYAVVRQCIEAAGGASAGAADSAYVPRVREAAPDDTVRAMVTELAVEPLHTRRDPDEAYAGVQLVAVRLAAVNHRVTEIRGTLQRLGPRADPEHLAAVQNELWVLQQYGQSLRERGYAAL; encoded by the coding sequence GTGGCAGGCAGGATCAACGATGACGATGTGAAGGCGGTACGGGACGCGGTCCCGATCGACGCCGTCGTGTCCGAATATCTCCAGCTCCGCAACGCTGGCGGCGGCAACCTCAAGGGCTTGTGCCCCTTCCACGACGAGAAGTCCCCGTCCTTCCACGTCAGCCCGGCCAAGGGGCTCTACCACTGCTTCGGCTGCCAGGAGGGCGGCGACACCGTCGACTTCATCATGAAGCTCGACCACCTCTCCTTCGCCGAGACCATCGAGCGGCTGGCCTCCCAGGCCGGCATCACCCTGCGCTACGAGGAAGGCGGCTACACCCCCGGCCGCCAGCAGGGCGAGCGCACCCGCCTGGTGGAGGCCCACAAAGCCGCCGCCCAGTTCTACGTCGAGCAGCTCGACAGCCCCGAGGCCGAGATCGCCCGCAAGTTCCTCGCCGAGCGCGGCTTCGACCAGGCCGCCGCCCAGCACTTCGGCGTCGGCTACAGCCCGGCCGGCTGGGACCACCTCACCCGCTTCCTGCGCGGCCGCCGCTTCAGCGACCAGGAGCTGGTGCTCGCCGGCCTCGCCCAGGAGGGCCGCCGCGGCCCCATCGACCGCTTCCGCGGCCGCCTGATGTGGCCGATCCGCGATATCGCCGGCGAGGTCGTCGGCTTCGGCGCCCGCAAGCTCCGTGACGACGACAACGGCCCCAAGTACCTCAACACCCCCGAGACCCCCATTTACCGCAAGTCCCACGTCCTCTACGGCATCGACCTCGCCAAGAAGGAGATCGCCAAGACCAACCGCGCGGTCGTCGTCGAGGGCTACACGGACGTCATGGCCTGCCATCTGGCCGGTGTCACCACCGCCATCGCCACCAGCGGCACGGCCTTCGGCGAGGGCCACATCAAGATCCTCCGCCGCCTCCTGATGGACAACGCCGGCTCCGAGGTCGTCTTCACCTTCGACGGCGACGCCGCGGGCCAGAAGGCCGCCCTGCGCGCCTTCGAGGACGACCAGAAGTTCGCCGCCGAGACCTCCATCGCGATCACCCCCGGCGGCATGGACCCCTGCGACCTGCGGCTCGCCAAGGGCGATGCGGCCGTCGCCGACCTCGTCGAGGCGCGCACCCCGCTCTTCGAGTTCGCGCTGCGCCATGTCGTCTCGCGGCACAACCTCGACACCACCGTCGGCCGCGCCGCCGCCCTCGACGAGGCCGCCCCCATCGTCGCGAACATCAAGAACAGCTCCATCCAGCACGAATCCGCCGTCCAGCTCGCCGGCATGCTCGGCATCCTGGACACCCAGTTCGTGGTCAAGCGCGTCAGCCAGCTCGCCCGCTGGGCCCGTGAGCGCGGCCGCGACGGCGGCCCCGACCAGGGCCGTCAGCAGCGCCGGGGCCAGCCCCCGGCCACCGAGCAGGCCCGCCCCGCGCCCGGTCCGCGCGGCCCGGCGCTCAACCTCCGCAGCCCCGCCCACCGCGTCGAGCGAGAGCTGCTGAAGCTCGCGCTGCAGCGCCCCGACCTGGTCTCCCCGGCCTTCGACGCCTACGGTGCCGACGAGTTCACCGCCCCGCCCTACGCCGTGGTCCGCCAGTGCATCGAGGCCGCCGGCGGCGCCTCGGCGGGCGCCGCCGACAGCGCGTACGTCCCCCGGGTGCGGGAGGCCGCCCCCGACGACACCGTCCGCGCCATGGTCACCGAGCTCGCCGTCGAACCGCTGCACACCCGCCGCGACCCCGACGAGGCCTACGCCGGCGTCCAGTTGGTCGCCGTCCGCCTCGCCGCCGTCAACCATCGCGTCACCGAAATCCGCGGCACCCTCCAACGCCTCGGCCCCCGCGCCGACCCCGAACACCTCGCCGCCGTACAGAACGAACTCTGGGTCCTCCAGCAGTACGGCCAGTCCCTGCGCGAACGCGGCTACGCCGCCTTGTAG
- a CDS encoding tyrosine-type recombinase/integrase, translating to MSRHFKRLVELSGLPPVRLHGLRRISASLSLLAGTDIKVVQERLGHSSRQITSDTYTSVVPEMMRTEAESIASVVPRIVVYDVHRELEIPEGAFHDSVVIVFTRCWRDDAGTWTVEARTAPETPALGQISTPGGSQDQATFAALQWIREHCADRGWDGMRIENLSDHYPEELRPFNALLRFTIVRPEEPDVAKWCPLSAPSDGHTGSTRPRAGGRPKRSKKAV from the coding sequence GTGTCACGCCACTTCAAGCGCCTCGTGGAGTTGTCCGGCCTGCCCCCGGTTCGGCTTCACGGCCTCCGGCGCATCTCCGCGTCGCTGTCCCTGCTCGCCGGGACCGACATCAAGGTCGTACAGGAGCGGCTGGGGCACTCCTCCCGGCAGATCACCTCCGACACCTACACCAGCGTGGTGCCCGAGATGATGCGCACCGAGGCAGAGTCCATCGCTTCTGTCGTGCCTCGCATTGTGGTGTATGACGTCCACCGCGAGCTGGAGATCCCCGAAGGAGCGTTCCACGACAGTGTCGTCATCGTTTTCACCCGCTGCTGGCGAGACGACGCCGGCACCTGGACGGTCGAAGCAAGGACGGCTCCCGAGACCCCTGCGCTCGGACAGATCAGTACGCCTGGAGGCAGCCAGGACCAGGCCACGTTCGCCGCACTGCAATGGATTCGCGAGCACTGTGCCGACCGTGGCTGGGACGGGATGCGCATCGAAAACCTGAGCGACCACTACCCGGAGGAGCTGCGCCCGTTCAACGCCCTGCTCCGCTTCACCATCGTCAGGCCGGAGGAGCCGGACGTTGCCAAGTGGTGCCCACTGTCCGCGCCCTCTGACGGCCACACAGGGAGCACGCGGCCTCGTGCCGGCGGTCGGCCGAAGCGGTCCAAGAAGGCTGTGTGA
- a CDS encoding YtxH domain-containing protein has translation MRYRLTFIAGLATGYVLGARAGRERYEQLRKAAQRISQNPAVRNTAESAALTGRDAASKAFGTVSAKVGDRLPGSVGARVRSLREQRSPDEDDWGTSNT, from the coding sequence ATGCGCTACCGGCTCACGTTCATCGCGGGACTGGCCACGGGGTATGTGCTCGGCGCACGGGCCGGCCGGGAACGGTACGAGCAGCTCCGCAAGGCCGCCCAGCGGATCTCGCAGAATCCGGCGGTCCGGAACACCGCGGAGTCCGCCGCGCTGACCGGCCGCGACGCGGCGTCGAAGGCGTTCGGGACGGTGTCGGCCAAGGTCGGCGACCGGCTGCCGGGCTCGGTCGGCGCGCGGGTCCGCTCGCTGCGCGAGCAGCGTTCCCCCGACGAGGACGACTGGGGCACCAGCAATACCTGA
- a CDS encoding recombinase family protein, protein MDAQLDSLAEAGVTRVYSEKISTRATRRPELEAAVKLAGEIRSSGVAATLVVHEHKRLGRGIELAMLAEELKAGDVGLEFLTGELKGSHDPSGIVFTVLAAMSGMEREYICDRTLEGHESARKRGKTIGGAGVTDDDMLSMALRLRDQEMSLRDIAKRLVITTGTKKGQHPSPATVMRMLREHDEQAAEPASA, encoded by the coding sequence CTGGACGCACAGCTCGACTCCCTCGCCGAAGCCGGGGTCACCCGGGTCTACTCGGAGAAGATCTCCACCCGCGCCACCAGGCGCCCCGAGCTGGAGGCCGCCGTCAAGCTCGCCGGGGAGATCCGCTCGTCCGGCGTCGCCGCCACCCTCGTCGTCCACGAACACAAACGGCTCGGCCGCGGTATCGAACTCGCCATGCTCGCCGAGGAGCTGAAGGCCGGCGACGTCGGCCTGGAGTTCCTCACCGGAGAACTGAAGGGCTCGCACGACCCCTCCGGGATCGTGTTCACCGTGCTGGCCGCCATGTCCGGCATGGAGCGCGAGTACATCTGCGACCGCACCCTCGAAGGACACGAGTCCGCCCGCAAGCGCGGCAAGACCATCGGCGGCGCCGGCGTCACCGACGACGACATGCTGTCGATGGCCCTCCGTCTGCGCGACCAGGAGATGAGCCTGCGGGACATCGCCAAGCGTCTCGTCATCACCACCGGCACGAAGAAGGGACAACACCCCTCGCCCGCCACCGTCATGCGGATGCTGCGCGAACACGACGAACAGGCCGCCGAGCCGGCGAGCGCATGA
- a CDS encoding Atu4866 domain-containing protein translates to MAGAVEGDHVDVVGMWVTADGHIRQELRPDGRYDEARGERRSAYTGRYTVTGSHLDYVDDTGFTATGDIQDGVLSHEHLVLYREQKSS, encoded by the coding sequence ATGGCTGGGGCCGTTGAGGGCGACCACGTCGACGTGGTCGGGATGTGGGTGACCGCGGATGGTCACATCCGTCAGGAGCTGCGGCCGGACGGCCGCTACGACGAAGCTCGCGGCGAGCGGCGCAGCGCGTACACCGGCCGGTACACGGTGACCGGCAGCCACCTGGACTACGTCGACGACACCGGGTTCACCGCCACGGGCGACATCCAGGACGGAGTGCTCTCTCACGAGCACCTCGTGCTCTACCGGGAGCAGAAGTCGTCGTAG
- a CDS encoding FGGY family carbohydrate kinase, whose protein sequence is MGIVAGLDSSSESTRIVVCDADTGAVIRQGYAPHPVEKGPEADPQAWLISLGEAAGRGLLEGVQAIGVSAQPHGLVPLDVEGNLVRPALVGNDKRAQGAAAELIDALGGRSAWAQAVGAVPQATHAVTKMRWLARTEPAHAARIAEIMQPHDWLAWQLLGRPARRTTDRGGASATGFWSAATETYRPDLVELALGHQVRLPEVLSPSGTAGFTPEGLLISAGTGETMAAAFGLGVGEGDAVVSLGASGSVFGIHHEALADPTGTISSFADATGRHLPVVHTSNAVRVLRGAAEMLGTDLEGLSELALKSSPGAYGMVLLPYLEGERTPHLPHTAGSLHGMRRESMKPEHMARAAVEGMLCGLADALDVLRGRGVAVRRVFLLGAAAELGAVQAVAPGLFGVPVVVPQPADYAALGAARQAAWAWGVAHGTLTPAPGAEAGAGGGAAWVDPPQWPAAASQVFEPGEELPVGQAVRQQYTTVRDEIHPGAFQRSA, encoded by the coding sequence ATGGGGATAGTCGCCGGATTGGACAGTTCGTCCGAGAGCACACGGATCGTCGTCTGCGATGCGGACACGGGTGCCGTCATCAGGCAGGGGTATGCGCCGCACCCCGTCGAGAAGGGGCCCGAGGCCGACCCGCAGGCGTGGCTGATCTCACTCGGCGAGGCGGCGGGCCGGGGGCTGCTCGAAGGGGTGCAGGCGATCGGTGTCTCCGCGCAGCCGCACGGTCTGGTCCCGCTGGACGTCGAGGGCAACCTCGTACGCCCCGCACTGGTGGGCAACGACAAGCGGGCGCAGGGCGCGGCCGCGGAGCTGATCGACGCGCTGGGCGGGCGCAGCGCGTGGGCGCAGGCCGTCGGGGCGGTGCCGCAGGCGACGCATGCGGTGACGAAGATGCGCTGGCTGGCCCGTACGGAGCCGGCGCATGCGGCCCGGATCGCGGAGATCATGCAGCCGCACGACTGGCTGGCGTGGCAGCTGCTGGGGCGTCCCGCGCGGCGTACGACGGACCGCGGCGGGGCCTCGGCGACGGGCTTCTGGTCGGCGGCGACCGAGACCTACCGGCCGGATCTGGTGGAGCTGGCGCTGGGCCATCAGGTGCGGCTGCCGGAGGTGCTGAGCCCGTCGGGGACGGCCGGGTTCACCCCGGAGGGGCTGCTGATCTCGGCGGGTACGGGCGAGACGATGGCGGCGGCCTTCGGGCTCGGTGTCGGGGAGGGTGACGCCGTGGTGTCGCTGGGCGCTTCGGGGTCGGTGTTCGGGATCCATCACGAGGCGCTGGCCGACCCGACCGGGACGATCAGCTCGTTCGCGGACGCGACCGGCCGCCACCTGCCCGTCGTGCACACCAGCAATGCCGTGCGGGTGCTGCGCGGCGCGGCGGAGATGCTGGGGACGGATCTGGAGGGTCTGTCCGAGCTGGCGCTGAAGTCCTCGCCCGGCGCGTACGGCATGGTGCTGCTGCCGTATCTGGAGGGCGAGCGGACGCCGCATCTGCCGCATACCGCCGGGTCGTTGCACGGGATGCGCCGGGAGAGCATGAAGCCGGAGCACATGGCGCGGGCGGCCGTGGAGGGCATGCTCTGCGGGCTGGCGGACGCGCTGGATGTGCTGCGCGGGCGGGGCGTGGCGGTGCGCCGGGTGTTCCTGCTGGGTGCGGCTGCCGAGCTGGGTGCCGTGCAGGCGGTGGCGCCGGGGCTGTTCGGGGTGCCGGTCGTGGTGCCGCAGCCGGCCGATTACGCGGCGCTGGGTGCGGCGCGGCAGGCGGCCTGGGCATGGGGGGTGGCACACGGCACGCTCACCCCGGCTCCCGGGGCGGAGGCGGGCGCGGGCGGCGGGGCCGCATGGGTCGATCCGCCGCAGTGGCCGGCCGCCGCGAGCCAGGTCTTCGAGCCCGGTGAGGAACTGCCGGTCGGGCAGGCCGTGCGCCAGCAGTACACGACGGTGCGCGACGAGATCCATCCCGGGGCGTTCCAGCGGTCGGCGTGA
- a CDS encoding RNA polymerase sigma factor, whose translation MPESSERGGPGRTSPESPAQPLVTFGTDSGSAAPVPGLSAASAAITLEVAPVQTQTLADAPPAAQPVTEPDAQRDAETDAEPDAETDAEPDAESFSDPFPESSPEQAPEQAPEQAPEQAPEQARDPLTVPQQPEPPAAEMIIAEIIPEPAPRPEAGSPSADLFRQYLREIGRIPLLTAAEEVELARRVEAGLFAEEKLTTTPDLSSQLAHDLDRLVVLGRMAKRRLIEANLRLVVSVAKRYVGRGLTMLDLVQEGNLGLIRAVEKFDYARGYKFSTYATWWIRQAMSRALADQARTIRVPVHVVELINRVVRVQRRMLQERGYEPTPEEVAAHLDLTGERVSEVLRLAQEPVSLHAPVGEEEDVALGDLIEDGDAASPVESAAFLLLREHLDAVLSTLGERERKVVQLRYGLADGRPRTLEEIGRIFGVTRERIRQIESKTLGKLRDHAFADQLRGYLD comes from the coding sequence GTGCCTGAGTCCTCGGAGCGCGGCGGGCCCGGTCGCACCTCGCCGGAATCCCCCGCACAACCGCTTGTGACGTTCGGGACGGACAGCGGCTCGGCCGCACCCGTGCCCGGCCTTTCTGCCGCCTCAGCAGCGATCACCCTGGAGGTCGCCCCCGTGCAGACCCAGACCCTCGCCGACGCGCCGCCCGCCGCACAGCCGGTCACGGAACCGGACGCGCAACGGGATGCGGAAACCGACGCGGAGCCGGACGCGGAAACCGACGCGGAGCCGGACGCCGAATCGTTCTCGGACCCTTTCCCGGAGTCGTCCCCGGAGCAGGCCCCGGAGCAGGCCCCGGAGCAGGCCCCGGAACAGGCCCCGGAACAGGCCCGCGACCCGCTCACCGTGCCCCAGCAGCCCGAACCACCCGCCGCCGAAATGATCATCGCGGAGATCATCCCGGAGCCGGCACCGCGCCCCGAGGCCGGCAGCCCGTCCGCCGATCTCTTCCGCCAGTACCTCCGCGAGATCGGCCGGATCCCGCTGCTCACCGCCGCGGAGGAGGTCGAGCTGGCCCGCCGCGTCGAGGCCGGCCTCTTCGCCGAGGAGAAGCTCACCACCACTCCCGACCTGTCCTCCCAACTCGCCCACGACCTGGACCGGTTGGTGGTGCTGGGCCGGATGGCCAAGCGCCGCCTGATCGAGGCCAACCTGCGCCTGGTGGTCTCCGTCGCCAAGCGCTATGTGGGCCGCGGGCTGACCATGCTCGACCTCGTCCAGGAGGGAAACCTCGGACTGATCCGCGCCGTCGAGAAATTCGACTACGCCCGCGGTTACAAGTTCTCCACCTACGCCACCTGGTGGATCCGCCAGGCGATGTCCCGCGCGCTGGCCGACCAGGCCCGGACCATCCGCGTCCCGGTCCATGTCGTCGAGCTGATCAACCGCGTGGTGCGGGTCCAGCGCCGGATGCTCCAGGAACGCGGCTACGAACCCACCCCCGAGGAGGTCGCCGCCCATCTCGACCTGACCGGCGAACGCGTCAGCGAAGTCCTCCGGCTCGCCCAGGAGCCGGTCTCGCTGCACGCTCCCGTCGGCGAGGAGGAGGATGTCGCCCTCGGTGACCTCATCGAGGACGGCGACGCCGCCTCACCCGTCGAATCCGCCGCTTTCCTGCTGCTCCGCGAACACCTCGACGCGGTCCTGTCCACCCTCGGGGAACGCGAACGCAAGGTCGTCCAGCTCCGCTACGGCCTCGCCGACGGCCGCCCCCGCACCCTGGAGGAGATCGGCCGGATCTTCGGCGTCACCCGCGAACGCATACGGCAGATCGAGTCCAAGACCCTGGGCAAACTCCGCGACCACGCCTTCGCCGACCAGCTCCGCGGCTACCTCGACTGA
- a CDS encoding glucose 1-dehydrogenase gives MTGQRLDGKVALITGATGGLGTATAELFAREGARLVITDVAEGPLRDLSHRIGARGAEVVAARLDVSSAREWDEVITLVRDRFGTLDVLVNLAGILDWPGIEDTREEAWDRVIDVNQKGTWLGMKAAMPLLRASGNASVINTSSVLGLVGSGAAAAYQASKGAVRLLSKTAAVEYARRGVRINSVHPGVIATPMIQELLDAQGDQQPDIQRTPMRRAGRADEIAPAILFLACDDSSFVTGSELVVDGGLTAH, from the coding sequence ATGACAGGACAACGACTTGACGGCAAGGTCGCGCTGATCACGGGCGCGACCGGCGGCCTCGGCACAGCGACCGCCGAACTCTTCGCCCGCGAAGGCGCCCGGCTAGTGATCACCGATGTCGCCGAAGGCCCCCTGCGGGACCTGTCCCACCGGATCGGGGCACGCGGCGCGGAGGTCGTCGCTGCCCGCCTCGATGTCTCCTCCGCGCGGGAGTGGGACGAAGTGATCACCCTCGTACGCGACCGGTTCGGAACGCTGGACGTGCTCGTGAACCTCGCCGGCATCCTGGACTGGCCAGGTATCGAGGACACGCGGGAAGAGGCTTGGGACCGCGTCATCGACGTGAACCAGAAAGGCACCTGGCTCGGCATGAAGGCGGCGATGCCGCTCCTGCGTGCGAGCGGCAACGCGTCGGTGATCAATACGTCGTCAGTACTCGGCCTGGTAGGAAGCGGTGCGGCTGCGGCCTACCAGGCGTCCAAGGGGGCCGTGCGCCTGTTGAGCAAGACCGCCGCGGTCGAGTACGCCCGGCGGGGAGTACGGATCAACTCGGTGCATCCCGGGGTGATCGCCACACCGATGATCCAGGAACTCCTGGACGCCCAGGGCGACCAGCAACCGGACATCCAACGCACCCCCATGCGCCGAGCCGGCCGCGCCGACGAGATCGCACCCGCCATCCTCTTCCTGGCCTGCGACGACTCCTCGTTCGTCACCGGCTCGGAACTGGTGGTCGACGGCGGGCTCACCGCGCACTGA